A single genomic interval of Persephonella atlantica harbors:
- a CDS encoding DUF3015 family protein: MKKVLAGILGAAVIALPSFAVNKENVGCGLGYMLFKDAPDSTLFEILAVTTNGTFGNQTFGITTGTLECKQPEKVVKNDRLFKFVTENMDQLAADIASGNGEALDTVAELMNIPVDKRDAFYRKLQANFDKIYSSETVQSADVIDRIVEIAQEV; this comes from the coding sequence ATGAAAAAAGTTTTAGCAGGAATTTTAGGTGCTGCTGTAATTGCTTTACCTTCATTTGCAGTCAACAAAGAAAATGTTGGTTGTGGTCTTGGTTATATGCTATTTAAAGATGCACCTGACTCAACACTGTTTGAGATTTTAGCAGTAACTACTAACGGAACTTTTGGTAACCAGACATTTGGTATCACAACAGGAACATTAGAATGTAAGCAGCCTGAAAAAGTAGTTAAAAATGACAGACTGTTTAAGTTTGTAACAGAAAATATGGACCAGTTAGCTGCAGATATTGCATCTGGGAACGGTGAAGCTTTAGATACAGTTGCTGAGCTTATGAACATTCCTGTAGATAAAAGAGATGCATTCTACAGAAAACTTCAGGCTAACTTTGATAAAATTTACTCTTCTGAAACAGTTCAATCAGCTGATGTAATCGACAGAATAGTTGAAATCGCTCAAGAGGTATAA
- the cydB gene encoding cytochrome d ubiquinol oxidase subunit II, translating into MPSELFTTLEGIWFLLAGFFLIGYALTDGFDLGTGILTLFTKKDENRQILYNAVAPVWDGNEVWLIAGGGMLFAAFPIVYAASFSGFYIAIFVVLWALIGRAVAFEYRNKKDSKLWKNIWDWIYWVGNTVPAFLFGVAVGNAVIGVPIDQQGVYHGSFFTLLRPVPLLMGLVGLFMFLMHGSAYLLRKTEGEVFQLSKKASYVGFFGFVASLILTDFLMVISAPFLYDNFFKYPVFWIAPALIISGLALYLINLVKGKYNAVIVGSTLTTIGTVLTIALATYPALMRSNINPDYNLTIWNSASSHITLTVMLVVTILIMPIVIFYTVYVYRVFKGKVSSEGGYH; encoded by the coding sequence ATGCCTTCAGAACTGTTTACAACATTAGAGGGAATATGGTTTTTACTGGCAGGATTTTTTCTGATTGGATATGCCCTGACTGACGGATTTGACCTTGGGACAGGAATACTTACACTGTTTACAAAAAAAGATGAAAACAGACAGATTTTATACAATGCTGTGGCTCCAGTCTGGGACGGAAACGAGGTGTGGCTTATAGCAGGTGGAGGAATGCTGTTTGCAGCATTTCCCATTGTTTATGCTGCCTCTTTTAGCGGATTTTACATAGCCATATTTGTTGTTCTGTGGGCATTAATAGGCAGAGCAGTTGCATTTGAGTACAGAAACAAGAAAGATTCAAAGCTGTGGAAGAATATTTGGGACTGGATTTACTGGGTTGGAAACACTGTTCCTGCATTTTTGTTTGGGGTAGCTGTCGGTAATGCTGTGATAGGTGTTCCTATTGACCAGCAGGGAGTTTATCACGGCTCATTCTTTACACTGCTCAGACCTGTTCCCCTTCTTATGGGACTGGTTGGTCTGTTTATGTTTCTGATGCACGGCAGTGCATATCTTCTGAGAAAAACAGAAGGGGAAGTTTTTCAGCTGTCAAAAAAAGCTTCTTATGTAGGATTTTTTGGATTTGTAGCATCACTGATTCTGACAGACTTTCTAATGGTTATATCTGCTCCATTTTTGTATGATAACTTTTTTAAATATCCTGTCTTCTGGATAGCTCCTGCTCTTATCATATCTGGTCTTGCCCTGTATCTGATAAATCTTGTAAAGGGTAAATACAATGCCGTTATTGTTGGCTCCACATTAACCACTATCGGAACTGTTCTGACTATAGCCCTTGCCACCTATCCAGCTCTTATGCGTTCAAATATAAATCCGGATTATAACCTGACCATATGGAACTCTGCATCTTCCCATATTACACTCACAGTTATGCTTGTTGTAACTATTCTTATAATGCCTATCGTTATCTTTTACACAGTTTACGTTTACAGAGTATTCAAAGGGAAAGTTTCCTCTGAAGGGGGATATCACTGA
- a CDS encoding cytochrome ubiquinol oxidase subunit I has protein sequence MDLLTLSRIQFGMTAFYHFLFVPLTLGLAFMIAILKTIYLKNKDKRYDQLAMFLMKLFAINFAVGVATGLTMEFEFGTNWFTYSKFVGDIFGAPLAIEGLMAFFLESTFIGLFLFGKDRVSDKMHTFAAWMVALGSTLSALWILIANSWMQTPAGYKIVETPQGVKAVLTDFWEAVINHTTIFRFLHCVDAGYIVGGFFVMGIMAFYLLKNRHTDVAKTGLKFSLIFTAVVSILQIIFGDIHGYQVTHGQPLKMAMMEGKWETEKGASLDLFGIVDDEKHETKVILKIPYLLSILSYHDPQAEFKGIKDLVKEYQQIAQDAKSKIPVLEEKIKKVEMSGAPKEEIEKLKSQLALAKANAKAYDITLNDLPSVATVFTTFHIMVYSGFFFAFLTLWGLYLLKKGSLYTNKAFLWTVLLSIPLPYIATELGWMSAEIGRQPWLVQGVLLTRDGVSFHSTGNVWFSLIFFTLIYTAIFFVFLYAMIKAVKKGIPEDSNHLPSESSQPQAFVSTFNKTDIRR, from the coding sequence ATGGATTTGCTTACCCTGTCCCGTATCCAGTTTGGGATGACAGCCTTTTATCACTTTCTTTTTGTTCCATTAACACTGGGTCTTGCTTTTATGATAGCCATCTTAAAAACCATCTATCTGAAAAACAAAGATAAAAGGTACGACCAGCTTGCAATGTTTTTGATGAAGCTGTTTGCCATAAACTTTGCCGTGGGCGTTGCAACAGGCCTGACAATGGAGTTTGAGTTTGGGACAAACTGGTTCACCTACTCAAAGTTTGTTGGGGACATATTTGGAGCTCCACTGGCCATTGAAGGTCTGATGGCATTTTTCTTAGAGTCAACATTTATTGGTCTGTTCCTCTTTGGAAAAGACAGGGTTTCAGACAAAATGCACACCTTTGCTGCGTGGATGGTTGCTTTAGGAAGCACACTGTCTGCCCTGTGGATTTTGATTGCAAACTCATGGATGCAGACACCTGCAGGATACAAAATAGTAGAAACTCCCCAGGGGGTAAAAGCTGTTCTCACGGACTTCTGGGAGGCAGTGATAAATCACACAACTATTTTCAGATTTTTACACTGCGTTGATGCAGGATACATTGTTGGTGGATTTTTTGTGATGGGGATTATGGCTTTTTATCTTTTAAAAAACAGACATACAGATGTAGCAAAAACAGGTCTGAAATTTTCCCTTATATTCACTGCAGTTGTGTCTATACTCCAGATAATCTTTGGAGATATACACGGCTATCAGGTAACACACGGTCAGCCTTTAAAAATGGCAATGATGGAAGGCAAATGGGAAACAGAAAAGGGAGCCTCATTAGATTTATTTGGGATAGTAGATGATGAAAAGCATGAAACGAAGGTTATATTAAAAATTCCATACCTTTTAAGTATTCTTTCCTACCACGACCCACAGGCTGAATTTAAAGGGATAAAAGATTTAGTAAAAGAGTATCAGCAGATTGCACAGGATGCCAAAAGTAAAATCCCTGTGTTAGAAGAAAAAATCAAAAAAGTTGAGATGTCAGGAGCTCCAAAAGAAGAAATAGAAAAATTAAAGTCCCAGCTTGCCCTTGCAAAAGCAAATGCAAAAGCTTACGACATAACCCTTAACGACCTGCCTTCTGTGGCTACAGTTTTTACAACGTTTCATATAATGGTGTATTCGGGCTTCTTCTTTGCATTCCTGACTTTGTGGGGACTGTATCTGCTGAAAAAGGGAAGCCTCTACACAAACAAAGCATTCCTGTGGACTGTTTTACTGAGTATTCCCCTGCCCTACATAGCAACAGAGCTTGGATGGATGTCTGCAGAGATTGGAAGACAGCCGTGGCTCGTTCAGGGGGTTTTACTCACAAGAGATGGTGTTTCCTTCCATTCAACAGGAAATGTATGGTTCTCGCTGATATTCTTCACACTGATTTATACAGCTATTTTCTTTGTGTTCCTGTATGCAATGATAAAGGCAGTAAAAAAAGGTATTCCAGAAGATTCAAATCATCTGCCTTCTGAATCATCACAGCCACAGGCTTTTGTCAGCACATTCAACAAAACAGATATAAGGAGGTAA